One part of the Palaemon carinicauda isolate YSFRI2023 chromosome 23, ASM3689809v2, whole genome shotgun sequence genome encodes these proteins:
- the LOC137617571 gene encoding uncharacterized protein: MAYNPTANGIVERTHRALKASLMASCTDVDWKSRLPWVLLGLCTAPRADGEPSPAEKVYGEALTVPGKFFPTSTDDTLLDHLRDIAKKFRLCLKTYQDRTKHFNPRNLDDCGHVFVRVDAHRQPLTRLYRGPYRVITESTKAFLLDMHGQEDWVSIDRVKPAFLEGSDTASMGPGRSRVPPQNKAPGEKSNKQRREVAIHTPTADRRRAPSFKNKRSLPTPETIRRLASSALYAT, from the coding sequence atggcatacaaccccaCAGCAAACGGCAtagtcgaacgaactcatcgcgccctcaaggcgtccctgatggcgagctgcaccgacgtgGACTGGAAATCAcgccttccttgggtacttctcggcctttgCACCGCCCCTCGTGCAGAcggcgagccatcgcccgctgaaaaggtttacggagaggcgctcacAGTTCCCGgcaaattctttcccacatcaaccgacgacacgctgCTGGATCACCTTAGGGATATCGCCAAGAAGTTCAGgctatgtcttaaaacttaccaggacagaactaagcatttcaacccaaggaacctggatgactgcggacATGTTTTCGTCcgcgtcgacgctcatcgacagccgctgacCAGACTCTATCGCGGCCCGTACCGAGTCATCACTGAATCGACAAAAGCCTTTCTTCTCGacatgcatggccaagaggactgggtctcaatagaccgcgtgaaaccggcgtttcttgaaggaagcgacactgcctccatgggacctggcagatccagagtgccacctcaaaacaaggcgcccggTGAGAAGAGCAACAAACAACGGCGGGAGGTAGCTATCCATACGCCGACCGctgaccgccgacgcgccccttcgttcaaaaacaagaggagccttccgacgcccgaaacgatacgaagactagcctCATCAGCCCTCTATGCCACCTGA